A segment of the Fusobacterium simiae genome:
TAGATTGGCAATAGATTTTGGAGAATGGTTTGGAGAAAATTTTAAAGGATTTATTCGTTTAAATTTAGCAACAGATCCAAAGATTGTTAAACAAGCAGTTGAAAATATCATTACAGAATATAAAAAAATTAAATAAATAAAAAACTGTTGCAAAAAAAGTAAACTGCAACAGTTTTTTAATAATGTACCTATTTAGCTTCTATCCAAAGAACCGCATCTTGAGAAAGTTCTTTACCATTATGTTTCATTTCTCCACCTGCACCTAGTGCTGCAAATCCCCAATATCCCTTATAAATTGGAATAAAAGAGAAATATCCATTAGCATCTGCATAGATAACAGTTGCAGTTTTATCTTTTTGTAATTCTCCCACAAATTTTGAATTTTTAATATTTGCATTTAAATATTCTATTTCTATTTCTGCATTAGCAACAGGTTTTCCAGCTTTGTCAACAACTTGTCCTCTAAAAATTTCACCCTTCCAAGTGATAGGATTAGATAAAGGAATAATTTCAGGATAACCTTCTGCTAATCTATTATTCCAATCAGTTGCTAAATCATCTTTATTAACTAATACTTTAGTAATTTGTTGAATATATACATCTTCTGATGATTCATAATATGGAGCAGGAACAAAAACTAATCCCCAATCTCCCCCACCTTTTAATCCAGAATTTTTATCCAAATTAAATTTATATGAAGTAACTTGTTTTGAAGTTGGACCAAATTTTGAAGTTTTTAATGTAGACTTTAAATCAGTTTTTTCTCCATTATGTACAGAGAAAAATTCTACAACAGGATTTATAGTTCCTTTTTCATCTTTTCCAATATCCATACTATGAGCCTCTATTCCATCAGCTGGGTGAGTAAATATTAACTCAAATGGTACAGAAGACTTTCCAGAAATATTAGAGTCAGCTGTGTAAATCATTTGAAAATGTGCAAAAGAAGATACAGACATAGTTGCTACAAGAGCTCCAATAAATAATTTTTTAGATAACATTTTATCCCTCCTAAATTTATTTTGTTTTGCAAAATTTATTTCTTTTAAATTATATCACTA
Coding sequences within it:
- a CDS encoding DUF4198 domain-containing protein — its product is MLSKKLFIGALVATMSVSSFAHFQMIYTADSNISGKSSVPFELIFTHPADGIEAHSMDIGKDEKGTINPVVEFFSVHNGEKTDLKSTLKTSKFGPTSKQVTSYKFNLDKNSGLKGGGDWGLVFVPAPYYESSEDVYIQQITKVLVNKDDLATDWNNRLAEGYPEIIPLSNPITWKGEIFRGQVVDKAGKPVANAEIEIEYLNANIKNSKFVGELQKDKTATVIYADANGYFSFIPIYKGYWGFAALGAGGEMKHNGKELSQDAVLWIEAK